One window from the genome of Acidihalobacter ferrooxydans encodes:
- a CDS encoding ATP-dependent Clp protease proteolytic subunit: MFEYLESTPEETPPHAAGNNNNDDRILFNARKLLIFGEINDKQASAVCRRLLALSTESDAPITIFVSSPGGHVESGDAIHDMIRFVRAPVTVVGTGWVGSAAAHIFLAAAKERRICLPNTRFLIHQPAGGAGGQASDIAIQAEQIIQMRERIARVIADQTGQPVERVSRDIERDYWMDTDQALEYGIVSRVIAHEADLL; encoded by the coding sequence ATGTTCGAGTATCTGGAAAGCACGCCCGAGGAAACCCCGCCACACGCTGCCGGCAACAACAATAATGACGACCGCATCCTTTTCAATGCGCGCAAGCTGCTGATCTTTGGTGAAATCAACGACAAACAGGCGAGCGCCGTCTGTCGGCGCCTGCTGGCCCTATCGACCGAATCCGACGCGCCGATCACTATTTTCGTGTCCTCCCCGGGCGGTCATGTGGAGTCGGGCGACGCCATCCACGACATGATTCGCTTCGTGCGTGCACCGGTCACCGTGGTCGGCACCGGCTGGGTCGGCAGCGCCGCAGCACACATCTTTTTGGCTGCGGCCAAGGAGCGCCGTATCTGCCTGCCGAACACCCGGTTCCTGATCCATCAGCCAGCTGGCGGCGCGGGCGGCCAGGCATCCGACATCGCGATCCAGGCCGAACAGATCATCCAGATGCGCGAACGCATCGCGCGGGTCATCGCCGACCAGACCGGCCAACCCGTCGAGCGGGTCTCCCGCGATATCGAACGCGATTACTGGATGGACACCGATCAGGCGCTGGAGTACGGCATCGTCTCGCGGGTCATCGCGCACGAAGCGGATTTGTTGTAA
- a CDS encoding class I SAM-dependent methyltransferase, producing the protein MPDWDARYAVASPAATPAQVLREFAHLLPSGGVALDLACGLGANARLLARHGLDAVAWDRSTVAIERLRAAAAGEGLRIRAEVRDVLRAPPPANAFDVIVVSRFLARELAPALRAALRPGGLLFYQTFVRQAPDPQRGPRSEAYRLAPNELLALFSGLRLVAYREETTLGDLTQGLRDEAYAIFQREDTPT; encoded by the coding sequence ATGCCTGACTGGGACGCCCGCTACGCCGTCGCATCGCCCGCCGCCACGCCCGCGCAGGTGCTGCGCGAGTTCGCGCACCTGCTGCCGTCCGGCGGTGTCGCGCTGGATCTTGCCTGCGGGCTCGGCGCCAATGCACGGCTGCTGGCCCGACACGGGCTGGACGCCGTGGCCTGGGATCGCTCGACCGTGGCGATCGAACGGCTGCGTGCGGCGGCGGCTGGCGAAGGGCTGCGCATACGTGCCGAAGTGCGCGACGTACTGCGCGCCCCGCCCCCGGCGAATGCCTTCGACGTGATCGTGGTCAGCCGATTTCTGGCGCGTGAGCTCGCACCGGCACTGCGCGCCGCCCTGCGCCCGGGCGGACTGTTGTTCTATCAGACCTTCGTTCGCCAGGCGCCGGATCCGCAGCGCGGTCCGCGATCCGAGGCGTACCGCTTGGCGCCGAATGAGCTGCTCGCGCTATTCTCCGGTCTGCGCCTGGTGGCCTATCGCGAAGAAACCACCCTGGGCGATCTGACACAAGGCCTGCGCGATGAGGCTTATGCGATATTCCAGCGGGAGGACACGCCCACATGA
- a CDS encoding potassium transporter TrkG — translation MPRLAAVARVLGILVAAYSITMLVPAGVALIYHDGQAIHFVEAFLVTLAIGIAMWFPARNTPRELRGRDGFLLVTLYWVVLSAVSSLPFHFSPHLDFTDAFFEAVSGFTTTGATTIVNVNAVPKSILYYRAQLNWLGGMGLIVLAIAILPLLRVGGSQMFKAETPGPFKDEKLTPRIADTARALWLIYVGMTLANVLAFWAAGMTFYDAVCQAFATMATGGFSTHNSSFAYWNSPLISAIADVFMFLSGMNFALHYLALRKGRLSVYWADAEARWYTAFVASSIVVVSLTLLFTHTYPTLGAALNYGAFQVLTVITCTGFTSANFGTWPLYLPTLLMMLAIIGGSAGSTAGGMKVVRVYLAVKQSFREFRRILHPRAEIPVKLDNMVLPQRVVSAIWGFLAAYILVYLMFMLALMGAGMNWYSAFAAVSACLNNMGAGLGQVGANFAHISTAATWICSISMLVGRLEIFTFLVLFTPMYWRP, via the coding sequence GTGCCCCGGCTGGCAGCAGTGGCACGGGTACTCGGCATCCTGGTGGCCGCGTACAGCATCACCATGCTGGTGCCGGCAGGGGTGGCGCTGATTTATCACGACGGGCAGGCCATCCATTTCGTCGAAGCGTTTCTGGTCACCCTGGCCATCGGCATTGCGATGTGGTTTCCCGCCCGCAATACGCCCCGTGAATTGCGCGGACGCGACGGCTTTCTTCTGGTCACCCTGTACTGGGTCGTGCTCTCGGCGGTCAGCTCGCTGCCGTTTCATTTCAGCCCCCATCTCGATTTCACCGATGCCTTTTTCGAGGCCGTCTCGGGATTCACCACGACCGGGGCGACCACCATCGTCAACGTGAACGCCGTGCCCAAGTCGATCCTCTACTATCGGGCGCAACTCAACTGGCTCGGCGGTATGGGATTGATCGTGCTGGCCATCGCCATCCTGCCCTTGTTGCGCGTCGGCGGCTCTCAAATGTTCAAGGCCGAGACGCCCGGCCCGTTCAAGGACGAAAAACTCACGCCCCGGATCGCCGATACCGCGCGCGCCCTCTGGCTGATCTATGTGGGCATGACTCTCGCCAATGTGCTCGCCTTCTGGGCGGCAGGCATGACCTTCTATGACGCCGTCTGTCAGGCGTTCGCCACCATGGCCACCGGTGGTTTTTCCACGCACAACTCAAGTTTCGCCTATTGGAACAGTCCGCTGATCAGCGCCATCGCCGATGTCTTCATGTTCCTGTCGGGAATGAATTTCGCGCTGCACTATCTGGCCTTGCGCAAGGGGCGGCTGAGCGTCTATTGGGCCGATGCGGAAGCCCGGTGGTATACGGCCTTCGTGGCCAGCAGCATCGTGGTGGTCAGCCTGACCCTGCTGTTCACCCACACCTATCCCACGCTGGGCGCGGCTCTCAACTATGGCGCCTTCCAGGTGCTCACCGTGATCACCTGCACCGGTTTCACCAGCGCCAATTTCGGCACATGGCCACTGTATCTGCCCACCCTGCTGATGATGCTGGCCATCATCGGCGGCAGTGCGGGCTCGACCGCCGGGGGCATGAAGGTGGTGCGGGTTTATCTGGCGGTCAAACAGAGTTTCCGCGAATTCCGCCGCATCCTGCATCCGCGCGCGGAGATTCCGGTCAAACTCGACAACATGGTTTTGCCGCAGCGGGTGGTCAGTGCCATTTGGGGGTTTCTGGCGGCCTACATCCTTGTTTATCTGATGTTCATGCTGGCCTTGATGGGCGCCGGGATGAATTGGTACAGCGCCTTTGCCGCCGTTTCGGCCTGCCTGAACAACATGGGTGCCGGCCTGGGCCAGGTCGGCGCAAATTTCGCCCATATCAGCACGGCGGCAACCTGGATCTGCTCCATTTCCATGCTGGTCGGGCGGCTCGAAATTTTCACCTTTCTCGTCCTGTTCACCCCGATGTACTGGCGCCCCTGA
- a CDS encoding TrkH family potassium uptake protein, producing the protein MQPRVIQRILGLLLMVFSFTMLPPAGVGWFYGDIGVRPFINGFLVTLGTGLLLWWPARHNRRELKLRDGFLVAVSFWVVLGLFGAIPLALAVHPHLSITDAVFESVSGLTTTGATVIVGLDRLPKSILFYRQELEWLGGMGIIVLAVAVLPMLGVGGMQLYRAETPGPIKDAKLTPRIAETAKALWYIYLGLTVACAVAYWLSGMDPFDAISYSFATVSIGGFAPHDASMGYFDSPLIESVAIVFMLLAGANFGLHFYAIRRRSLRPYLEDSEFRTYATVLALLAVIVVGYLYLNRYFGSFGEDFRQGLFQAVSIGTTTGFTTTSYHHWPGFLPALLIFASFIGGCAGSTGGGIKVVRFLLLIKQGLRELHRLIHPNAEFAVKIGRRPVDDRILDAVWGFFAAYVATFSLIMLALMATGLNQITAFSAVAACMNNLGPGLGAVGDNYAHINPVAKWLLCFAMLFGRLEVFTPLVLFTPGFWRR; encoded by the coding sequence ATGCAACCGCGTGTGATCCAACGCATCCTCGGCCTGCTGCTGATGGTGTTCAGCTTCACCATGCTCCCGCCGGCAGGCGTAGGCTGGTTCTACGGCGATATCGGCGTGCGGCCGTTCATCAACGGGTTTCTGGTCACGCTCGGCACCGGCCTGCTGCTGTGGTGGCCGGCGCGCCACAACCGGCGCGAGCTGAAACTGCGCGACGGCTTCCTCGTGGCGGTATCGTTCTGGGTGGTGCTGGGCCTGTTCGGCGCGATTCCACTGGCTCTTGCCGTGCACCCGCATCTGTCGATCACCGATGCAGTGTTCGAGTCCGTGTCGGGGCTGACCACCACCGGCGCGACGGTCATCGTCGGCCTCGACCGGCTACCCAAATCGATCCTGTTCTATCGCCAGGAACTCGAATGGCTGGGCGGCATGGGCATCATCGTGCTGGCCGTGGCGGTGCTGCCGATGCTCGGCGTCGGCGGCATGCAGCTGTACCGCGCCGAGACCCCGGGCCCGATCAAGGACGCCAAGCTCACCCCCCGGATCGCCGAGACGGCCAAGGCGCTGTGGTACATCTACCTCGGCCTGACCGTCGCCTGCGCGGTGGCGTACTGGCTGTCCGGCATGGACCCCTTCGACGCTATTTCCTACAGCTTCGCCACGGTGTCCATCGGCGGCTTCGCACCGCATGATGCCAGCATGGGCTATTTCGACAGCCCGCTGATCGAGTCCGTGGCGATTGTGTTCATGCTGCTCGCCGGGGCGAACTTTGGTCTGCATTTCTATGCCATTCGCCGCCGGAGCCTGCGTCCTTACCTCGAAGACAGCGAATTTCGCACGTACGCCACCGTGCTCGCCTTGCTCGCGGTCATCGTCGTCGGCTATCTCTACCTCAATCGTTATTTCGGCAGTTTTGGCGAGGATTTCCGTCAGGGTCTGTTCCAGGCCGTGTCAATCGGCACCACCACCGGTTTTACCACCACGTCGTATCACCACTGGCCGGGCTTCCTGCCGGCGCTGCTGATCTTCGCCAGTTTCATCGGTGGCTGCGCCGGCTCGACCGGCGGCGGCATCAAGGTCGTGCGCTTTCTGCTGCTGATCAAGCAGGGCCTGCGCGAGTTGCACCGTCTGATCCATCCGAATGCGGAGTTCGCGGTGAAGATCGGGCGTCGGCCGGTGGATGATCGCATTCTCGATGCCGTCTGGGGGTTCTTTGCCGCCTATGTGGCCACGTTCAGCCTGATCATGCTCGCGCTCATGGCCACGGGGCTGAACCAGATCACGGCATTTTCCGCCGTTGCAGCCTGCATGAACAATCTCGGCCCCGGTCTGGGCGCGGTGGGCGACAACTACGCGCATATCAATCCAGTCGCCAAGTGGCTGCTGTGTTTCGCCATGCTTTTCGGGCGCTTGGAGGTGTTCACGCCTCTGGTGTTGTTCACGCCGGGTTTCTGGAGACGTTAA
- the trkA gene encoding Trk system potassium transporter TrkA: MKIIVLGAGRVGSSVAQHLASEANDITVVDSRPDVLRELQDRLDLRTVVGHASHPGVLEAAGAPDADMIIAVTSSDETNMVACQIAYTLFRTPTKIARVRDVEYLTRREIFAQDALPVDVLIGPEDLVTNYVHRLIEHPGALQVLDFAGGAVSLVAVRAYYGGSLVGSELRALAEHMPGIQTRVAAIFRRGKAILPQGDTVIEADDEVFFIASKKNIRAITSELRKLDKSYKRIVIAGGGHIGRRVAEKLESRYQVKIIEHNQTRARELSETLDRAIVLRGDAADEALMIEENIDATDVFCALTNDDEANILSAMLAKRLGARKVMSLINRPAYVDLVESGIIDVAISPQQITIGALLTHVRRGDIVAVHSLRRGAAEAIEVVAHGDSRTSRVVGRRVAEIKLPKGTTIGCIVRGDDEVIMARGDTVIESEDHVILFLVDKARIGDVERLFQVDVTFL; the protein is encoded by the coding sequence ATGAAAATCATTGTATTGGGAGCGGGTCGCGTCGGCAGTTCGGTGGCGCAGCATCTGGCCAGCGAGGCCAACGACATCACCGTGGTGGATTCGCGCCCCGACGTATTGCGCGAATTGCAGGATCGCCTGGATCTGCGCACCGTGGTCGGCCATGCCTCGCATCCCGGCGTACTCGAAGCGGCCGGCGCGCCGGATGCGGACATGATCATCGCCGTGACCAGCAGCGACGAGACCAACATGGTGGCCTGCCAGATCGCCTACACGCTGTTTCGCACGCCGACCAAGATCGCCCGCGTGCGCGACGTGGAATACCTCACCCGCCGCGAAATATTCGCGCAGGATGCGCTGCCGGTCGATGTGCTGATCGGCCCCGAGGATCTGGTGACCAACTACGTGCACCGGCTGATCGAGCACCCGGGCGCGTTGCAGGTGCTGGATTTTGCCGGCGGCGCCGTGTCGCTGGTTGCGGTGCGGGCGTACTACGGCGGCTCGCTGGTCGGCAGCGAACTGCGCGCGCTGGCCGAGCACATGCCCGGCATCCAGACCCGCGTGGCCGCGATCTTCCGGCGCGGCAAAGCCATCCTGCCGCAGGGCGACACGGTCATCGAGGCCGACGACGAGGTGTTCTTCATCGCCTCGAAAAAGAACATTCGGGCGATCACCAGCGAGCTGCGCAAGCTCGACAAGAGCTACAAACGCATTGTCATCGCCGGCGGCGGCCACATCGGCCGGCGCGTGGCCGAGAAGCTGGAGTCGCGCTATCAGGTCAAGATCATCGAACACAATCAGACGCGGGCGCGCGAACTGTCCGAAACCCTGGACCGGGCCATCGTGTTGCGTGGAGACGCCGCCGACGAAGCGCTGATGATCGAAGAAAACATCGATGCGACCGACGTGTTCTGCGCGCTGACCAATGACGACGAGGCCAACATCCTCTCGGCGATGCTGGCCAAGCGTCTCGGCGCGCGCAAGGTGATGTCGCTGATCAATCGGCCGGCCTATGTGGATCTGGTCGAGAGCGGCATCATCGATGTGGCCATTTCGCCCCAGCAGATCACCATCGGCGCGCTGCTGACCCATGTGCGGCGTGGCGACATCGTGGCGGTCCATTCGCTGCGCCGCGGCGCGGCCGAGGCGATCGAGGTCGTCGCGCATGGCGATTCGCGCACTTCGCGCGTGGTCGGGCGGCGGGTGGCCGAAATCAAGCTTCCCAAGGGCACGACGATCGGCTGCATCGTGCGCGGTGACGACGAGGTGATCATGGCCCGCGGGGACACCGTGATCGAGTCCGAGGACCATGTCATCCTGTTCCTTGTCGACAAGGCGCGCATCGGCGATGTCGAGCGCCTGTTTCAGGTCGACGTCACATTTCTCTAG
- a CDS encoding sigma-54-dependent transcriptional regulator — protein sequence MSFERVLVVDDEPEIRRLLQEILQDEDYVVEIAANAAQARVAVKREQPDVVLLDIWMPDEDGVTLLKHWNAQGPLGFTVIMMSGHGTVETAVEATRHGAFDYIEKPLSLSRLLLTVRRGIETAKALRRPFPAFARDATVSLIGTGMVMRRLREEAQQRATRHDWLLVGGEAGSGRDTFLRYLHAHGPRRAGAFVDLSEARWAPALERALQHAQAEALEEAVRAAQGGLLCLGELLRLRPSEQAALLALLDTVDPQTRDIRIAALAASDMPPAAMVEAGRMAPSVARRFEAGYVRVPTLHEHAEDVPELLQYHAERLHREEGLVYRQFTVAAQNRLRHHRWPGNVSELVGLVRHLLNVGHGGEVDIDEADAALEALPTDASQFGVPAYEALLALPLKDARERFERAYLTHWLAESDGNISRLAEQAGIERTHLYRKLRALGIDLRRDRHKPAQAG from the coding sequence ATGAGCTTTGAACGTGTTCTCGTGGTCGACGACGAGCCGGAAATCCGCCGTCTGCTACAGGAGATTCTGCAGGACGAGGATTACGTGGTCGAGATCGCGGCCAACGCGGCGCAGGCCCGTGTCGCGGTAAAGCGCGAACAGCCAGATGTCGTGCTGCTCGACATCTGGATGCCCGACGAGGACGGCGTGACGCTGCTCAAACACTGGAATGCGCAAGGTCCGCTCGGTTTCACGGTCATCATGATGTCGGGTCACGGCACGGTCGAAACCGCGGTCGAGGCGACCCGCCACGGGGCATTCGACTACATCGAAAAACCCCTGTCCCTGTCCAGGCTATTGCTGACTGTGCGCCGCGGTATCGAAACGGCGAAGGCGTTGCGCCGACCTTTTCCGGCATTTGCGCGCGACGCGACCGTGTCGCTGATCGGCACCGGCATGGTCATGCGACGCCTGCGTGAAGAAGCCCAACAGCGGGCGACGCGCCACGACTGGCTGCTGGTCGGCGGTGAAGCCGGCTCCGGCCGCGACACCTTCCTGCGCTATCTGCATGCGCACGGTCCGCGTCGCGCCGGTGCGTTCGTCGATTTGAGCGAGGCGCGCTGGGCGCCCGCGCTCGAACGCGCCTTGCAGCATGCCCAGGCCGAGGCGCTCGAAGAGGCGGTGCGCGCGGCGCAAGGCGGCCTGTTGTGTCTCGGCGAACTGCTGCGCTTGCGGCCAAGCGAACAGGCGGCGTTGCTCGCCTTGCTCGACACCGTCGATCCGCAAACGCGGGACATCCGGATTGCCGCGCTGGCGGCCAGCGACATGCCTCCCGCGGCCATGGTCGAAGCCGGACGCATGGCGCCGTCGGTCGCGCGGCGTTTCGAGGCAGGCTATGTCCGCGTGCCGACATTGCACGAACATGCCGAGGATGTGCCGGAGCTGCTGCAGTACCATGCCGAGCGCCTGCACCGGGAAGAAGGCCTGGTCTACCGGCAATTCACGGTGGCGGCGCAGAATCGCCTGCGGCATCATCGCTGGCCGGGCAATGTGAGCGAACTGGTCGGGCTCGTGCGGCACCTGCTCAATGTCGGGCATGGCGGCGAAGTCGACATTGACGAAGCGGACGCGGCCCTCGAAGCTTTGCCCACGGACGCTTCGCAGTTCGGTGTGCCGGCCTATGAGGCGCTGCTTGCGCTGCCGCTCAAGGACGCGCGCGAACGCTTCGAGCGTGCCTATTTGACGCACTGGCTGGCCGAGAGCGATGGCAATATTTCGCGTCTCGCGGAGCAGGCCGGCATCGAACGCACGCATCTGTACCGCAAATTGCGCGCACTCGGCATCGATCTGCGCCGCGATCGCCACAAACCGGCTCAGGCCGGATAA
- a CDS encoding HAMP domain-containing histidine kinase: MRISLKRLSMRVWPVLLLIGLTLGAVLAMADAVQNSQRFSAHYFWLLLFNAFVLLLLAVLILLNVFEFVRRGLRREPGARLTLRLSGIFVLLAFVPVFVVYVFSLSFLDNGIDSWFNVNIEKSLAGALELSRLSLDERLHGYLRQTRQAAQSLSGLDSVHLPLKLDELRAQMHAGELTLFGLNERIIASSSGALGKLVPSLPPQDALRQYTSTHSYARLEPAGAHQLLVRVLVPVPAPAGSTNITAPPDMLQALFLIPKRQSELAANVQDAYNRYREMSFLHVPLKQSFTLTLTVVLLLSVLSALWAALLSAHGVLRPIRKLIGAIRRVAAGDLQTKLEVRRRDELGQLARSFNEMTTRLTNTRDETERGRRQIERQRGYLQTVLEHLSSGVLTLDRNAVLRTANPAADRILEQSLVPFFGRRLADIGPSGKMLRQLYEGVAQRLEGGERTWQQELELFGEAGTKVLICRGARLPLQTGTGGGYVLLFDDVTALIRAQRNAAWGEVARRLAHEIRNPLTPIQLSAERLRRKLLPHIDAGDARMLERCTSTIVEQVEAMQQLVTAFSDYARAPAMQPSEVALNALIEGVLELYGAHPGVVLTFEPDPEVGMIYADPGRLRQLLHNLLKNALEASAGRARAHVVLATHAQARTDDRPAFIELSISDDGPGVPDAVLARIFEPYVSEKPGGSGLGLAVVKKIVEEHNGTIWVENRAAGGARFVIRLPLHGSALPTAHGVVE; the protein is encoded by the coding sequence ATGCGCATTTCGCTGAAGCGGCTGTCCATGCGCGTGTGGCCGGTCCTGCTGCTGATCGGCCTGACGCTCGGCGCCGTTCTCGCCATGGCCGACGCGGTGCAGAACTCGCAACGCTTCAGCGCCCACTATTTCTGGTTGCTGCTGTTCAACGCCTTCGTGCTGCTGCTGCTGGCGGTGCTGATCCTGCTCAACGTGTTCGAATTCGTGCGGCGCGGCTTGCGGCGCGAGCCGGGCGCGCGGCTCACGCTGCGCCTGTCCGGGATATTCGTATTGCTTGCGTTCGTGCCGGTGTTTGTCGTCTATGTGTTTTCCTTGAGCTTCCTGGATAACGGCATTGACAGCTGGTTCAACGTCAACATCGAAAAATCGCTCGCCGGGGCGCTCGAACTGAGCCGCCTGTCGCTGGACGAACGCCTCCACGGTTACCTGCGCCAGACCCGGCAGGCCGCCCAATCGCTGAGCGGCCTCGACAGCGTCCATCTGCCGCTCAAGCTCGATGAACTGCGCGCACAGATGCACGCCGGCGAGCTGACGCTGTTCGGGCTGAACGAGCGGATCATTGCCAGCAGTAGCGGAGCGCTGGGCAAGCTCGTGCCCAGCCTGCCGCCGCAGGACGCGCTGCGCCAGTACACAAGCACCCATAGCTATGCGCGCCTCGAACCGGCGGGCGCACACCAGTTGCTGGTGCGCGTGCTGGTGCCCGTGCCCGCGCCAGCGGGCAGTACGAATATCACGGCCCCGCCGGACATGTTGCAGGCCCTGTTTCTGATCCCCAAGCGCCAGAGCGAACTGGCCGCGAACGTGCAGGATGCCTACAACCGCTATCGTGAAATGTCATTCCTGCACGTGCCGCTCAAGCAGAGTTTCACCCTGACGCTGACCGTCGTTTTGCTGCTCTCGGTCCTGTCCGCGCTGTGGGCCGCGTTGCTGTCCGCGCACGGCGTGCTGCGGCCGATCCGCAAGCTGATCGGCGCGATCCGGCGTGTGGCCGCCGGTGATTTGCAGACCAAGCTCGAAGTGCGCCGGCGTGACGAACTGGGGCAACTGGCGCGCTCGTTCAACGAGATGACCACGCGGCTGACCAACACACGCGACGAAACCGAACGCGGCCGCCGTCAGATCGAGCGTCAGCGTGGCTATCTGCAGACCGTGCTGGAGCATTTATCCTCCGGGGTGCTGACGCTGGATCGCAATGCCGTTCTGCGCACCGCCAATCCCGCGGCAGACCGGATCCTCGAACAATCGCTGGTTCCCTTCTTCGGCCGGCGTCTGGCAGACATCGGCCCGAGCGGCAAAATGCTGCGCCAGTTGTATGAGGGCGTCGCCCAGCGCCTGGAAGGCGGCGAGCGCACCTGGCAACAGGAGCTGGAGCTGTTCGGTGAAGCCGGCACCAAGGTGCTGATCTGCCGTGGCGCGCGCCTGCCGCTGCAGACCGGCACCGGCGGCGGCTACGTGCTGTTGTTCGACGATGTGACCGCGCTGATCCGCGCGCAGCGCAATGCAGCCTGGGGCGAAGTGGCGCGGCGTCTGGCGCACGAAATCCGCAATCCGTTGACGCCGATCCAACTCTCGGCGGAACGCCTGCGCAGGAAGTTGCTGCCGCATATCGACGCTGGCGATGCCCGTATGCTTGAGCGCTGCACCAGCACGATCGTCGAGCAGGTCGAGGCCATGCAGCAGCTCGTCACGGCCTTCAGCGACTACGCCCGCGCACCCGCCATGCAGCCCAGCGAAGTGGCGCTGAACGCGTTGATCGAAGGCGTGCTCGAACTGTATGGCGCACATCCCGGCGTCGTGCTCACCTTCGAGCCCGACCCCGAAGTCGGCATGATCTATGCCGACCCCGGCCGTCTGCGGCAGTTGCTGCACAATTTGCTGAAAAATGCGCTCGAAGCCTCCGCCGGACGCGCGCGCGCACACGTGGTGCTCGCAACCCATGCACAGGCGCGAACCGATGACCGACCGGCGTTCATCGAGCTGAGCATCAGCGATGACGGCCCCGGCGTGCCGGACGCCGTGCTGGCCCGGATTTTCGAACCCTACGTCAGCGAAAAACCGGGCGGCAGTGGGCTCGGGCTGGCCGTGGTCAAAAAAATCGTAGAAGAACACAATGGCACCATCTGGGTCGAAAACCGCGCTGCGGGTGGAGCGCGGTTTGTGATTCGCTTACCCTTGCATGGATCGGCGCTACCAACGGCACATGGAGTCGTGGAATGA
- a CDS encoding DUF4390 domain-containing protein — protein sequence MMMAAGRLLLGLALSVLLGGAAQASSRPAASTQANSGHGAPTADIRILSARTYARDRVYYLDATARLRLDGKLENALNNGVSLTLSYDIRVVHPGPWWWFNNTVAAVHQRYRLRYRPLSQRYQVDNLNTGISSSYATLDGALAHIERLRRFPVLDQSLLPKGKVVVAEVRLHVDAADLPLPLRVRAYFNSAWRPSSAWYQCAFR from the coding sequence ATGATGATGGCTGCCGGGCGCTTGTTGCTGGGGCTCGCGCTGAGCGTATTGCTCGGCGGGGCGGCCCAGGCCAGTTCCCGGCCTGCCGCCTCCACGCAGGCCAATTCCGGGCACGGCGCTCCCACGGCGGATATCCGGATTCTGTCGGCGCGCACGTATGCGCGGGACCGGGTCTACTATCTCGACGCCACGGCCCGGCTGCGCCTCGATGGCAAGCTCGAAAATGCGCTCAACAATGGCGTCAGCCTCACCCTGAGTTACGACATACGCGTGGTTCATCCTGGCCCCTGGTGGTGGTTCAATAACACCGTTGCCGCGGTCCATCAACGCTATCGCCTGCGTTACCGGCCGCTTTCTCAGCGCTACCAGGTGGACAATCTCAACACCGGGATCAGTTCGAGCTACGCCACGCTCGACGGTGCCTTGGCCCACATCGAACGGCTGCGCCGCTTTCCCGTGCTTGATCAAAGCCTGCTGCCAAAAGGCAAGGTGGTCGTGGCCGAGGTGCGCCTGCACGTCGATGCCGCCGATCTGCCGCTGCCGCTGCGTGTGCGCGCCTATTTCAACAGCGCCTGGCGACCGTCGAGCGCCTGGTATCAATGCGCATTTCGCTGA